One genomic segment of Oncorhynchus mykiss isolate Arlee chromosome 10, USDA_OmykA_1.1, whole genome shotgun sequence includes these proteins:
- the LOC110534805 gene encoding zinc finger and SCAN domain-containing protein 5B-like, producing MSNTVVFHAQLASIIEVLANAAVAEICKLVDDGHAALRLEISHSQKEIDNLRRKLLLTKFQNSRRSAERFGALRRTVHRRVDPDHVARERESFVEKAKSRLGYLENRFAYSEGGKRMQDVTNRRDAGRTATDQDGAMQMADMQEAPHIKMENLDTSITEEIVQPVSESSEKIIVAEPGSSSSTEPTDLLDQQDNRHRAPDTSLNIEPENQTFQHPASQYSRARQDHQVAEGVTWETDHQPIEYSLSHWTENQETDNPTVNAPHNAGPDSKRLSEHPERRGVPGNSGVCMSASGSLDWVPDVVMVDSVPIKVEADMSSEWSITGQEVTSGDICSESRQLVDNRGRGGMESGQTKCPPDTQHAEQGTTVGSRSKLPDFSGLSNRNRFSSPRVTLHQVPQRGKPAPFPNFNRGSTSSSKGIEKQPQQLMSHSTQRQLRCSLCGKPFPQPAYLRRHMRVHTGEKPYGCSHCTKRFSHSHQLKMHERVHTGEKPFHCVYCGKCFTQSGHMKRHLLVHTGGRPQDIVLP from the exons ATGTCCAATACCGTTGTCTTTCATGCTCAGCTAGCCTCCATCATTGAGGTTTTGGCGAATGCAGCCGTTGCCGAAATCTGCAAACTTGTAGATGATGGCCATGCTGCTTTACGTTTGGAAATTTCCCATAGCCAGAAAGAAATTGATAACCTGCGGAGGAAGCTGCTTTTGACAAAATTCCAGAATTCTCGACGGAGCGCAGAGAGATTTGGAGCCCTGCGACGCACAGTTCACAGGCGAGTGGACCCGGATCATGTTgcccgggagagagagagcttcgTAGAAAAGGCAAAAAGCAGACTTGGATATT TGGAAAATCGTTTTGCCTACAGTGAAGGGGGCAAACGTATGCAGGATGTCACCAACCGGAGAGACGCAGGACGCACAGCGACAGACCAGGATGGGGCCATGCAG ATGGCAGATATGCAAGAGGCACCTCATATCAAAATGGAAAATCTTGACACCAGCATAACCGAAG AGATTGTCCAACCAGTCAGTGAGAGCAGTGAGAAGATCATTGTAGCAGAACCAGGTTCTTCATCATCTACTGAACCCACAGACCTTCTGGACCAGCAGGACAACAGACACAGAGCTCCAGACACCTCACTCAATATAGAACCTGAAAACCAGACGTTCCAGCATCCAGCGTCACAATACAGCAGAGCAAGACAGGACCATCAGGTTGCTGAGGGTGTGACCTGGGAAACTGACCATCAACCTATAGAATACAGCCTGTCCCATTGGACAGAGAACCAAGAGACTGACAACCCAACTGTGAATGCTCCTCACAATGCAGGGCCAGACTCCAAGAGGCTGTCTGAACatccagagaggagaggggtgcctGGTAACTCTGGGGTCTGCATGTCTGCTTCAGGCTCTCTGGACTGGGTGCCTGATGTGGTGATGGTGGACTCAGTTCCCATTAAAGTGGAGGCAGATATGAGTTCAGAATGGAGCATAACTGGCCAAGAGGTGACATCTGGAGACATCTGTTCAGAAAGCAGGCAGCTTGTGGAcaacagaggaagagggggaatgGAGTCTGGACAGACAAAGTGTCCCCCTGACACTCAACATGCAGAGCAAGGGACAACTGTAGGATCAAGGTCCAAGTTGCCAGATTTCAGTGGACTGTCCAACCGAAACAGATTTTCATCCCCAAGGGTTACCCTCCACCAGGTTCCCCAAAGAGGGAAGCCAGCCCCCTTCCCGAATTTCAACAGAGGCTCCACTTCTTCATCGAAAGGCATAGAAAAGCAGCCGCAACAGCTGATGTCTCACTCCACCCAGAGGCAGCTCCGGTGCAGCCTCTGTGGAAAGCCCTTCCCTCAGCCGGCATACCTAAGGAGGCACATGCGGGTCCATACGGGGGAGAAACCGTACGGCTGCAGCCACTGCACCAAGCGCTTCTCCCACAGCCACCAGCTGAAGATGCATGAGAgagtccacacaggagagaaaccatttcaCTGTGTCTACTGTGGGAAGTGCTTCACCCAGTCCGGCCACATGAAGAGGCACCTCCTCGTCCACACTGGCGGCAGGCCACAGGACATTGTGCTGCCCTGA